CTCCACAAAATTAGGCCCAATACGGATTAACCAAGTATttgatttataaatggtgatATTTTTTTTCCATCAAACAAGCACAaacaataaatattattataattttcttaaaataattgtttttccttaaataaatttgtatatataacataaactTCAATAATAAGTTCAGAACaatttcaagaataataaaaaagttcaaactatttttaaaaaaattgcaaaatcaaacattcaaaaaaaaatgaagattagAAGATTCAAATCCTCTGaattcacggtgtgtccttaaggaaattatttcctCAAGTACTCGAGTTTATGAAATATATCATcccagaataaaataaatcacttCAACAGAACAGTGGTACTTCAAATTCTGTCAAACTACAAACGCactcaacaataacaaatcacacttgattttctttcaagaagaagggtatttttttttcaaaaatcatttttcatatttgagGAGAAATCAGATATTTATAGACAAAATGTGATGCTTCAGAAAAGAAGCAATGATCCATAACGTGAAACtcttcaaaaaaattcacaatCCATTAGAAAGGTCTTAACCATCCAAAGTGAAAATGTGTCTATtgaaattgcatcctttctcttgatatctttttggaaaaacacctattcatttttcattcacacttcctaaaaatataacaaatattttacttttgttatttaaattattatttttctaggtTTTCTCTAGTAGATTTCACATGATACCTGATTATTTTTGTTAGAACAAGTTGTATCAAAGCAAGTTTCAAAATGAGTGTTTAATGCCAATTTCAGTTCTAGCTATAACCTAGCTATGTGATTGCAATGAagattttgtttgaaaatttttatcgAAGTGTTACCTATGTAGAGACGAAGATTTAATGAAGGAGATTAGGAGATAGAGATTCAACTTgttgaagattatgtgaagaagatGCAACAAATTTATTTTCTCGAAAATTCAGGTTAAGGGGGAGAATTGTAGAATGTTTGCGTTGAttctttttttaatcataattgGATTTTCTTtcctaaataaaaatataaatatctcatatttggctaattttttttcttgtaggAAATTTTTTTGGACTGTAGAAATAAAGACGTACTTTCTTCTCTCTTGGGGACATCCATAATGCAATGTAGTCCTAAGAGATTTGAAAGTTTTGATTAGGGAGCAAATTTGGGAGACCCATctataactctatttttttttattctaggtGAATTTGGTAAGATTATTTCTCTTAGGGGTAGTTTGGTGTAAGGGATAAGAAAACATAATCCCGGAATACTTTTTAGTACCCATTAATTCCTTGTTTTGCTGCAAAAAGTGTGGAATAACTTATCCCATGATTAATAGATAGTATTGGGATAAATTATCCCTCCCTTGGGGTGGTATAATAATACCGGAATAACTTATATCAGAATAAAATgtgtaaaattataaaaatatcctcCTTAACCCCTCTTTTATACATCACTTTTCACATCCATAcatatttccataatttttaatactatttttttcactaattatttttttgatgataTATCTTTCTATTACAAAATTACATTATAATATaatttgtatttatgaatatattatacgttgaaTTTGTTTGTCTAAAGCttatgtttatttataatttgatttctcTTATAAAAATATTGACTCCACTACTTAATTacactttttaattaaataatattttgttccttaaaattttaaattttatatatcaattaaaataaagataactttaatattttacaatataaGAGTGACATGTGCTTAAATGAagtaacaaaaacaataaaatatcttttactaaaagaaatttaagatgaaagttttatttttaaaacttcacgATACTATCATGAgaatacacacaaaaatatttaagctaaataaaatgaaaattttattttaagaatgaACAAATAAAGTTTGCaaggaaaatataagaaaaaaataaaataaggtgaaagatatttttgtaaacaaacaacttattcttagaaattatacaatgcatattattttgaatatgacaaaccaaacactcaataagaaataatctcagcataactaatcTCATCATAACTTATCACAGCATAACTAATCTCATCATAACTTATCACAGCATAACTGATCTCAATATAACTTGccttcaaaccaaacgacccatTACGttcgatttttttttattttgtgggttATTCATCTCCTACTATGAATGTAGATCAACCGACTCCATCACGTTCGATTATTGTATCTCTTTTTATGAGTCtgtttggccataaattttctttcactttttcgaaaataatttttcctttatgtcaaaatcaatttcaagttGATGTTTGgccttgaaaatttcaaatacaatttgaagttatatttgaaaaaatgaaaaacaagaacaagttattttcacttttttccatctttcttctctcacaaaaattcaaaaacaactctaATTATATTTATGGACAAAtacaactccaatttcaacttcaaaaaaaattattttcatggtcaaacggaTACTATATCTTCCTATATTATCATCTAGTTTATTATCTTCCGAGATTTGCTTTATTAATTTACACATGACTTGATTATTTGgaatttatgaataaatatagtaaaattgTTTAACATTTGACTTTTCAACCAACTGAATCGGTGTTGAGAACAATAAGATGACATATGTGCAAATGTCACCAACCTTTTAAGTCAAAATTACgtaaattaatcccaaaatgggTTAAGACCCCTAGGgcatttggtgtgaggtactagagcaaataattttgaaataaaataataattttaggaTAAATTTTTTAATGTATCGTTTGATTGGTAATACTCGGGATAACTTATTTTGGAACTAATAATAGTAACGGAATAAGTTATCTCATACATTTGGTGGTATAAGTTATCTCATCCTAATTCATCCttggataaaattataaaataacaaaaatacccctaaaccctttgattttcactttttatatttttaatctaGTTTTtctagttttcaaatatattattttcttctatatttttgtatattttttttcttcttaatctaGTTTTCAATTACATGAGCTcaagtttagaaataataatcatCCTTTGGTTCAAAACAGAAGTTTGCTTTCAACAATAGAAATATCCGTCGGATGGCATGAAatcttattttgttttaaatttgggTAAAATCAACTCCGTCTCTAATATTAGTACATACTATTTCCACATTCTACTCTGCTTGATGATATTATGTTATGTGAGAAGTAGTAGATACTGCAATAAGTTCATGAAACCGACGTATATCAACATCAGGACAATATAATACGTATTATTGAAGTGCAATGTATAGCTTTAACAACCAGTattatttagacaaatacataTAAATCTTATATATTGGCACATAACTGAACACATAGAAAAATCATAggaatacaaacataaaaataattaataagtcAACTAAAGAGagggatatttttgtaaacaaataatatatttttacaaacaatGCACTACATATTATTTTTCGTACTAGAAgtcaaacaaccactaaaaaataatatcaggataacttatcccagaataactaatctcagcataactgatcccagcataactaataccggtataacttgtttccaaaccaaacgaccccttagagtTGTTCTGATTATTCATTTGAGCACCTCAATTCACTCTTATACCTATTAAACAGCTTCATCCTTCTGAATTTGAATCATCTAAttataactagtttaggtgtacgcgccttacGCGTGTACCTCAATTTAATGATTAaacattaaagaaaatattttatttttttgaataataaacatgaagacaataattaaattcaacattttttaacatgtaaagatgaataacttatttaattaattatatagtaTTTGTAGATATTTAAGATACAAATAAGGTAGCTTGAATAAATTAACAACCCCTTAAATTATCTTATTGTGTTCAGTAATTTGATAATTAGTGCTTGTTAATCCATAAAGTTGTACAACTTGACTTGATTCCATTACAAAAGCGTAAAATTTATCCTGTAAACTTTATGCCACTTAATCCTTCTTCTTGATCAAATAGTCGATATACCTTTTCCACCACTCCAAATATAGTCATCTCTTTCTCATAGAGACTATGAATTGAGCTTTACAATAGTTTTAAATTGAAATTGTACAAATAGAAGTTATATTGGTGAACTACTTTCCCAATACATATGACTTCTATGTTGCAGCAACGCTTATTAAAACAAATATCATATCCTTAGAAGGGTTTCTCTCTCATGTCATATTGTTGCTCGAGCTTTTGTAATTTTCTCTATATGCATAGAAATTTTCGATGAAAGACGGTATAGTGAGAATGTAAAAAATGAAATTAGCCTGACTTTTATAGAATAGAAGTTGGCAAAAAAGTACGTTAAAATCAATTTAACATGGGATAAGAATTGTTGTTTGTCAATTTTTGGACTATCCTATTCTACTTAGAAATGATTAATTTGTTTAGACGGtgaaaaaaatattctatttttataagaaattatttttttaatatagtcAATATTACGTTAAAACCTATTTTACGATTTTGTGGGATTTGGGGTTTTCCTCTTCTAGTTAGGAATGTTTTTTTTAGATGGTAGAAAAAAGCATCCTATTTTATAAAGaaagatttattattattatttttttaaaaatataatcaatatttaatatcactAAAATAATAGGAATAAGGTGAAAAGACGATTCTTTCTAAAGAGGAAACTTTTAACAAATCCTTTTCACTATTCAATGGATTGGAACTCTTCATAAAACAAAAGTACCTCTTTACCTGAATACATGCTCCTGTTCTTGCTTCCATATTTTTTATGGTTTCGCCCTCTTTATCAATAGTACCTCTTTAGTGAAAATAAGACCAacctaaaatacaaatcaatggACATAAGACAAATAGTGTATAAAGCTGACCACAATATGAACAAATCGAATAACAATCTACGCTGGAATGTGTTGGCTCAAACAATTCGCCGTAAGCAAAAATATTAATAGAAAATAGGATATGTACTTCCTTCAATAGGTTTTTGAAGAGTTTCTCTGTGATTATTATTACTTTCTTCGAGATGAACTCTCAATTAGTTTGTGATTCTAATAGAAATTATACGAAGTTTCTCCTACCATTGAACTGAATAATGATGGTAATAATGAATACAAGAACCTTGAATTAAGTATTAATGAAGAGAGATATACCTATAGCATTATACTTCTTAAAAGTTGAATTCAGAAAACACAAGGTGCTTGGTAAGTAATCCACACTAATGTCCTTGTCAGTAAGTCAAGTTCAAAGAAAACGATCTTCTGAAACATATGAAGTGAGTGAAAGGGAGCCTCAGAGTTACGGTAAAGTTATCTTCGTATGACCGATAGATCATGAGGTCAAGCCATAGAAGCAGTCGCTAATATTTGTATTAGGGTAGGTTGTTTATATCAAACTCCTTAGGGTGCTGCCTCAGTCAATTCAAAAGAAGATGTAAATATACAAAACaaaaattgcaaaaattgatCCACTTAATTATCTTGATTGTAAAGGAAACCAAACTAAGTGTTCAGAAAAATTTACTTGTTTTTTTCTCCTAAACCTATTGTTGTATTTGTTGCAATTGGACCAAAGTTGGCAGAGTTTATAAAAGCTATAGGATCAGACTAAATCTTGCTGATTGTCCTGTAATTTCTGACTAATTCAAGCTATATCTGAGCAATGAACCTATCAATATGCAATTCTTAATTGTTTTTTATTTGTCTCTGTGGGAGAATGTCACTTTGACGATTGAGAGTTTTACTAATTTgctagattttaattttgtttgtgcCATGTTACTGTAGTAGTTACCCTTGCCCATGCGTAGAGAAATTTCAACAATAATGTTAGAAATACCATTAATTAACTTAAGAAATACCTGATTTCAAAGACTCTAACGAACTTCTTGCCAAACAGAAAAGGCCATATGCATAGAAGAGTAGATGAAAATTACCTCTAAAAAAATTGGCTTAGATGTCTTGTATTGCATGTTGTGAATACAACAAAATTGTTTATAGAGAGATAGTTAAACCTAATTGATAGAATGaatcccaaataaaaaaaaatcgaaTAACCCCAAACTTAAATAAGACGgcactttttttttcacaaaaaataggaGAACTTTGATGTTATCAATGGAAGAAAATGACTTCTACATCTAAAACTCATTAGGTAATATTGGGAAAAAGTCCAATATTTTAGGTTATAATTAAATATCATTTGGTAATTAAAAATTgatgtagatatagatatagattattgatTAACTAAAAATATACGTGTGCAATACACTCAAGGTGACCAGTCAATATGAATGATGACCCGTGTCATTAGGGGtgagcatattttggtttaaaacgaaaaaactgaaaaaccaaatcaaaatttaattttggtttcgatTTTTCGGATCGAATTCGgtttgtaattttagaatttcGGTTTCTCGGTTTGATTttcggttttaaaaaaaaaaattcggttaaaccgaaaaatcaaaattttataaataaataatttatatattttattatatatatatatatataatatttagtaattcacattcacaattaacatttaacaacAAATTCGCATACGCCGCAGGCTGTTTgtggattgttttagtgactcaaatattttatgaactattttggtgactttagactattttatggactatttatgcagaaagtatgttgtttcatggattatttttatgagttttgtgttgttttgtaggCTATTTATGCAagattatattatatgtaatgattaatgacgttatgtgttatgttaagcttatgattattttatttcgtttcatccatgttgagttatttataattatttatatttgggaaagaaaaataggtttgaaaaaaataatttttctaaaaaaatccatcaattttaaatgcttagttatgaaaaagagaggctaactactttaatatttcaaaccgaaaaaaaaatctgaaataaccgaATGGAATTTGTAAAAGCCGAACCAAAACGAATTAAATTCGGTTTGGTTAcggatgtcatttttgtcaatccgaaaatcattaaatcaaaccgatattaaacaatcagaccgaacCGACCGAACGTCCACCCTACGTGtcatatgaataaaaaaaaatttaaaatatattacacagtgaaagaaaaagaaaattatgtttaaatctgaaaaaaaaataaaattatgcgACTTACCTGCCCATTTACCCTGCCATCGTTTTCTTCCACACTTTTGAATCCTCAAAAGTCTattcttacatttttttttaatgcTTTGCTACTATCTTATTTCCTTCTAATCATGGTAAAAATAAAGATATCTAAATCAAttactctctccgtttaaaaaaaaatgacctatttgatttgatacaaaattcaagaaaataaaaaaaaaatttaaatcttatgGTCTAAGCATGCCACGTGGAaagttaaaagtaaaaaattattaaaaatgaaaagaggtcattcttttttaaagagACTAAAACGTAAAGTAAGTTGAAACAAAGGGAGTatttaaaactacaagaaaaaagaaaagcttATTTTCGAGCATCAAAGTTACTCTTTCCGTCCTATTTTATTCATTCTAAATTTTCTAATCTGATGTCCTAttttatttgtcctttttcaCTTATCAAGAcaaggacaattttttttttttatattttatcttttgcattaattactttttctttaaattaaaatgtaaacatcatttaatagaagtattatgataaactagttatgttatttattatttttctaaatagaTGTGTTATCTCAATTTGAAATGAGTAAAATAGAACGGAGAAAGTAAAAAAGATGGTCTATATCCATTTGTATTTCTGATCACTTTCCAATAAACATCACTACtcgaattaaaatataaatttaataagtttatcaaaaataattttactaaattcgATAGAATTAATTTGAGTTCACTTAACTTCCAAATAATTCATCGCCAATAAATTCCGATCCCATTCACCCTCACTCTTGCGCCCgtttctttcaatatttttctgGTGGTGGAGGAACTGATGGCAAAGAGGCGAAGAAGAAGAAAGCAAAAAACTTCAcaataatctcaagttaaatgCTTCGTACACGCTTTTCAAGGTTGAATCACAAATGAAGCTTTCATCACTGACCAACCAGCCAAACAGTAACAAAAGACACTTTCTGAGCTGGCTATATACTATTattcatacataaatcaaagaCTAATATTaactaatgaaataaagaaaaatctcataacaagcataatttttaaaatatttctttgctTAATTACACACATCTAATTCAgtccaaaattaatttcaattgAACTCACAAAAGCACATCGTAAATCCATCTTAATTTTTATTGCCACACAAATCTTGAAATTAACTATGGGTGTTCACTTTGAAGCAGCAGCGGCAGCTTGAAAACGAACTTGGAAATGGGCAAGCAATTCATCTCTTGGAGGTAAATATTCCTTGTTTTGGGTGCAATTAATATACTCATCTCTTCAAGCacaaaaatttggaaatttttctcTTGTAACCAAAACAATTCCAGTTGCTTCTTCAAAAACTCCCAGCCAAAGTCCCACAAAATTAGCAGCAATATCAGCAAATCCAAATTTGTCAGCCACAAAAAACTTCTTGTCCTTGAGCTCATTATCAAGAACTTTCAATGTCTCATAACCTTCCCCTTTAGCTTTCTCTTGCTCCTCTCCTTTGAAAAAGAATGTTTTCGCTATTGCTTGCAACTGCACATAATTCGAAACTTAAATtgtatataaaatattaacaacAACTATTCCTCCGTTCCAAATAAGTTGTGGCTGAATATATGATTTCTCGCTGATTGTAATACATCATCTAAACTTGTCTTAGTCCGATATTATTATGGAAGTACTAGAAATTCTCAATAATTTCTACTGGTATATAAATCTCTAgggacaaaaaaaattaagaaaaataagaccTAAAGGAAAAGTATTACTCTGTTTGTTTCGATTGTTTGGTTTAATAGAATGTGAGCGTCAAACAAACAAGTATTTGGTGTGGATTCGGACATAGaatcttcaaaatttttaaaagtaaaatttaaatatttagaaactatATCAAAAATTGTTAAGTCATGCTCAGTTAACAATTCAGAATATTTAAAAAAGTATTTGCAAAAAGGATGATTTAAGAATATATTTTTGACTGTCCAAATAGTAATTAagataaacaaattgaaacagaaCTTAAGTAGATATACCTtatcatcaagaaacttagcCCAGAAACGAGCAATAGCTCGGTCATAAGGATCTTTAGGCAAGATGGAAGGACCCTCAAATGCTTCATCAATGTATTCAACAATCACCATAGACTCACAAATGGGCTTCCCATTGTGAAAGAAAACAGgaattttcttatgaattggattgGATTCAAGAAGCAGAGGGCTCTTATTTTGTAGATTTTCTTCTATAAATTCATATTCCACACCCTTAATTTNNNNNNNNNNNNNNNNNNNNNNNNNNNNNNNNNNNNNNNNNNNNNNNNNNNNNNNNNNNNNNNNNNNNNNNNNNNNNNNNNNNNNNNNNNNNNNNNNNNNggataaaaatgaaaagttatgttaaatttatgtctttaatgttttttccttaatatgtatgtcaaaatccaacaattcatttattatgaaaccgAGGAAGTACtattttcaaaattgaaataGTCAAGTGCGATATTAATTCTCTGACCGTTAAGAATATCAAGAGTTTATTACTTCgtccatttttaaaaaaatggtctGATTTGACTTGATatggagtttaaaaaaataaagaaacttttaaatcttgtggtcttaaataaaAGATACGTTAATGCTATGGTCTTAAGCATGCCACGTGGAAAGTTAAAagtaaaaagttgctaaaaatagaatgaggtcattcttttttaaatggattaaaaagaaaagtagatccTTCTTTTTGATACGGGGAGTACTCTTTTGTGTATTGTACCATCTGGATGcaataatgaaatatttatgcTTTTCCCTTTTGTAAAGAATGAAGTTTTCTAATTTAATTGCTATATCAATTTAATTATTCTATAACACagtctattattttttaaaaagtatcaaTATTATACTGCTTCAGGGaaagaaaatgacaaaatcaGGTTGCTAaaaaatttttgtaatttagGTGGTGCTCTAATACAACGAAACATATACCATTTTCTTAGCTATTTGCTCCTCAATTCTACTTTTTGCTTCAAAGACTTGTTGGTTGTGCTCCATCCAAATGCAATGTGTGAATAGTATATATCATCTTAAGTAATTGAGCCCCTTGTGATTTTCCTTTAGTGTTCTGCAAGATACAATTAAATGTTGTTCCCATGTTGTATGTAGTGACTCAGTTAACTGCATCCAGTTGAAAAGGtgtatcttgatttttttttgaaattgtgcAATCTTCAAAGAGGTGAGCATTAGTTTCATCACATTGTTTACACAAGCTACACTTGGGTTCAACCTCAATGTCCTATTTCAGAAGTCGGTCAGCTATGAATAGTCGGCCCTGTACGTAAATTTACATTGTGAAAATAGTCTTTGATCGTGCATAATTGTGAAACATTAGCCCCTTTCAGTTATTTTTGCTTTCTCTCCTATCAAATGATAGTAGATTTGTCTTGTGGTGCCTTTGGTTCCTTTAAGATAACTGTGACATGTCTGTAGAATGGTCCTCTGTGCAAACACTTTTCGATCATTCAAGCTGCTTGTTTAGGAGTAGTCACTAGCTAAATTGATTGTTCTTAACATTGTATCCTTCTTTGTTGCCACATTCCAAACTGAGTTTAGTAACAACTGCTTTATTCCACAACTCCatattaataagattaaaacctTCTACCCTTTTTGGGGTGCAAACTTTATCCCAAGCCACCAAAATCTTTTTTGATATAACATTAGCCTCATCCCATAAGTAACTTCTACAATAACTCTCAGTTATCTTTAGAACTTTAGCTGGTATTATAAAAAGTTGATCCCAAAAAGATTGCATGTCATATAACACAGACTGGATGAGTTGCATTATGCCTGCATAAGACAgttttttggttgttcatgatgataTCCTTGCAATTATCTCTTCAATCAAAGGCCTCCATTGAATTAAGGACAATTTCTTGGTAGAAAGTGGAACACCAATATATTTaaatggaagttcaccacttgaGTGTAACGACTTGTTCGATCGTTTTGAACACTAAATTTAAATAACGAGTAATTTAAaggattaatttattttatgattaataaaagtaaattttttatttcaaattggaAATGAGCCTCATCCATTACTCCTTTATTAGCCATGTACTAGTCTAgggtattaattaattaaatataaataacataaatatcaatcaattataatctctcactttttaaattactttactctctctccctattaatatacgtaacataaccgacatataaatgtatatgatgggatttttataatatatttaggaaattgagattttttataatattaaaaatataaattactcccccgtttaaaaaagaatgacctatttgacttgacacaaagtttaaaaaaataagaaagacttttgaattttgtggtcttaaattaaagtagtgtcaaatataccaaaatatcctttaatcttg
The Capsicum annuum cultivar UCD-10X-F1 chromosome 6, UCD10Xv1.1, whole genome shotgun sequence DNA segment above includes these coding regions:
- the LOC107875145 gene encoding probable glutathione S-transferase, producing MVIVEYIDEAFEGPSILPKDPYDRAIARFWAKFLDDKLQAIAKTFFFKGEEQEKAKGEGYETLKVLDNELKDKKFFVADKFGFADIAANFVGLWLGVFEEATGIVLVTREKFPNFCA